Sequence from the uncultured Draconibacterium sp. genome:
TAGCCTTTTGCGCGCCCGCAAAGCCAATCGATTACCGCTTTTGGAGCCAGCGATTCATTGTCGCCACCTACTGTTGGTGAGCCATCAGACAATCCGGTTCCCGGAGACGACGAATGCACCACAACAAAACCACGGGGAACCCAGGTTTTTATCTGCGCCTTCGAAATAATCGGCCGTTCTCCACGGCGCTTAATTTCGGGAGGATGCACGTGTTGTTTTGGCCTTTCACCCAATTCCTGTTTAACATCCCAAAAGAACTCAGGATTGTTTCCGGCAACACCGGCAAAATACGGGCTTGAGTTATAAATAACAGGAAGTTTTAAACCTTCACTTTCGGTTTGCCGCGGACGTGTAACATCAACATGCATACGATCCAACAGGCCATCGCCATCCGAATCAAATTCGGTTTCCACCCACAGGTCTTCGCGAATCCAGTAATCCGGATCTTCAAACGCTTTTACAATTTGTGCCTCTCCATCTTTAAAAAAAGGCTTTGCCGGTTCGTTTTGTTGTGCGCGGCTATCAACCACCCACAACTGAACAAGCACCAAACAGACAACACTTAAACTCAGCTTTTTAATAATCTTCATTCGTTCAAAATTTTTACACAGTCCTTAACCAGCGATATCAAAAATTGGCCCCGGACTGTTTATATTACAGTTTTTTATGATTTCCCTCCCAAAAAACAGGGGTGACAAGCTTATTTTTTTGAAAAGCTAAATATAGCCACACTCAACTTTTATTTGATGACGAATGACAGACTTTGTTAATTATTTGTAAGGAATTAAAGTGTGATTCATCCTTTTTTCTATTTAAAGAGCTTTTTGTATTTTATTTGCATCAATTATTAACACGACAGCTATGATTGTAGCAGGCATGCTGGTATTTTTTGCATCGCTCGAATTTGCCTTGGGTATTTGTATGGGCTGCATTATATACACTAATAACGTACTACCATTTTATAAATAATTCTACTTAATACAATTTATCAGTTTTAAGGCTTCTGTCAACAGACAGTGGCCTTTTTTATTTCCTCTTCTCCGAAAAACTAAATATTGAATGCAGTTGAATTAATATTCCCCCCACGAGCTTGTACAAAATAATTATACTATTTTCGATCCTCAATCTTAAACCATAACAACCGCCGATGATAAAAACAAAAAATAAAGTCGCCAATCCGGCAATGTGGGTTCCAACGGCCTATTTTGCAATGGGCTTACCTTTTATGGTGCTGGCACAGTCAACGGCTATCATGTATAAAAACATGGGGATCTCCGATTCCAAAATCGCCTTCTGGACCTCGCTGATTATGCTTCCGTGGACCTTAAAACCACTATGGAGCCCGGTTTTGGAGATGTTCAAATCGAAGAAGTTTTTTGTTGTAACCAGTCAGTTTATTACGGCAATAACTTTTGCATTAATTGCTTTTGCGCTTCCCCTACCCAACTTTTTTGCCTACACCATTGCTTTGCTTGGAGTTATTGGATTTAGCGGGGCCACCACCGACATTGCAACCGACGGCGTTTATCTCAGTGTCCTCTCATCAAAAGATCAGGCAAAATACATTGGCTGGCAGGGAGCGTCGTACAATGTGGGAAAATTTTTGGCCTACGGAGGTTTTGTTACCATAGCCGGAATTCTTGAAAAACAGCTGGGCGTGGTAAATGCCTGGGTAGCTGTGATGCTTGGAATTGGCGGTGTAATGAGTTTGGTAGGTCTTTATCACTCGCGTATGTTGCCTGGCGGCGAAGCCTCGACATCAGAAGTAAAAAGCCTGAAAGAAGGGTTTGACACACTTTGGGATGTGCTAAAAACTTTCTTTCAGAAAAAATACATTTACTGGTACATTGCTTTTATTGTGCTATACCGGTTTGCCGAAGGATTTGCCATTAAAATTGCGCCGTTGTTTTTTAAAGCTGCCGTTGCTGATGGCGGATTGGGTTTAACAACCACCGAAATTGGCGTTGTTTACGGAACATTCGGAACCGCTGCTTTTGTTGTCGGATCGTTATTGGCCGGTTATTTTATTGCACGACGCGGATTAAAACGAGCTTTGCTTATTTTAGTCAGCACTTTTAATATTCCCTTTTTGGTTTACGCCATACTGGCACATTATCAACCTTCGAGCCTATACCTGATTGGAGGTGCCGTAGTTCTGGAGTATTTTGGCTATGGTTTTGGTTTTGTTGGACTGATGCTGTTTATGATGCAGCAGGTAGCTCCCGGAAAATACAAAATGGCACACTACGCTTTTGCCACCGGAATTATGAATCTTGGATTTATGGTGCCCTCAATGCTAAGTGGCTATTTTAGTGATTGGCTGGGCTACAAATTGTTTTTTGCCTGGGTGTTGGTGGCTACCATTCCAATATTTATTGCCGCACGATTTGTGCCTTTCGGACACCCCGAGAATGTAGATGAACAAACAAAAGAAACAGAGAATAATGTCTAAAAAAGTAAACATACCTTTTGAAGAACGCCCGCAAGGCTGCACCGACGTAATGTGGCGCTATTCGAAGAATCCCGTAATTGGTCGGTACGAAATTCCTACATCGAACAGTATTTTTAATAGTGCCGTTGTTCCTTTTGAAGATGGTTTTGCCGGCGTTTTTCGCTGCGACAACAAAGCTGTGCAGATGAATATTTTTGCCGGTTTCAGTAAAGACGGGATCAACTGGGAGATCAATCAAGACCCAATTGAAATGGTTGCCGGAAATACCGAAATGATCGAGTCGGATTATAAATACGACCCGCGTGTTACCTGGATTGAAGACCGCTACTGGGTAACCTGGTGTAACGGCTACCACGGACCAACAATCGGCATTGCCTACACTTTCGATTTTAAAACCTTTCACCAGTGCGAAAACGCCTTTTTGCCTTTTAACCGAAACGGGGTGCTTTTCCCTGAAAAAATTAATGGGAAATATGCCATGTTAAGCCGCCCGAGCGATAATGGACATACACCGTTTGGCGATATTTACATTAGTTACAGCCCCGATATGAAATACTGGGGCGAGCACCGCTGTGTAATGAAAGTAACTCCTTTTGAGCTAAGTGCGTGGCAGTGTACGAAAATTGGTGCCGGATCGGTTCCGATTAAAACTGAAGAAGGTTGGCTGGAGTTCTATCACGGTGTAATTAACACCTGCAACGGATTTCGTTATTCGATGGGTGCTGCGATTCTCGATCTGGAAGATCCATCGAAAGTATTGTACCGCACACAGCCATATTTACTGGCTCCTGCAGCTCCGTACGAACTGGCCGGTGATGTGCCAAATGTTGTGTTCCCTTGTGCCGCACTTAGCGACGGTGAAAAGATTGCCGTTTATTACGGTGCTGCTGATACGGTTGTGGGAATGGCTTTTGCTTACCAACAGGAATTGATTGATTTTATTAAGGAAAATTCGATATAAAAAAGAAGTTCACGCAAAGACGCAGAAATTTCGCGAAGTGCGCTGAGAAAAAATGTGAATAGTGATACTCTCACCTGAAGTGAGGGTATCACTACTTCCTGAGATTACCTTTAAAACGTTTTTCTTTTATAAAATATACATTGCTGGAATCGGGTACTGCAACCGGCATGTTCCAGTAATTACCTGAAGGTTTTACAACCGGCATATTATCACCCAAAGCCATAAATACTTCTGTTGTTGATTTCAGATATGAATTATCAATCGTGCTTTCTGATTTATCATCGAATACCAAGGACTTGGTTAAAGGGGTATCTAATTTCAACTGAGGTGAGATGGTTAAATAATCGGATTGCTGCTGTTTGTAAAAATCATCAAATTCAATACGCGGAAGTGGTTTTATAGCATACTCATTCTGACTGAATGAAGTAAAACTCAAACAACAAACAAACATCAAAAAAACAATTGTCTTCATAACTCTAAATTTGTTTTAGCAAGTTAATAAAGTGCACTTTAATTAGCTAGGCAATTGCGGTTTTTAACATTTTTAGCACCTCATCCTTTCGTCGTCTTGATATCAAAATCCGGTCGCCATTCGAAAGTTCAAGTGTTCCTCCATCGGTTTTCGAATACGCCACTACATGTTTTAAGCTTACAAGATGTGATTTATGCGTTCTTACAAAAGCATATTCCTTTAACAGGTCCTCAAATTCAACCAGGGTTTTTGCTACCAGCAAATGCTTTTTTTCTTGCAGATAAATATGTGTGTAATTGCTTTCTCCCTTGCAATGAACGATATTTTTTACTTCCACAAATTCAATACGATCGTTTGTTGGCAATCCAATTCTCGGATTTTCGGGCTGCAAAATATTATGATTCAATTCACGAATTTGCCGGTTTTCTTCCCGCTTATCGATGCGATGAACTACCTTTTCAACCGCTGCTTTTAGCTCGTTGTAGTTTATGGGTTTAAGAATATAATCGGCAGCCGAAAAGCGGATGGCTTTAATTGCGTAGTTGTCGTAAGCCGTTACAAAAATGACCTCGAAGTTAATATCAGCAAAATGCTCAAGCAACTGAAAACCATTTTCTCCGGGCATTTCAATATCGAGAAATACCAATTGCGGCTTTTCATTTTTAATAAGCTGGATAGCAGACTTCACTGAATTTGCAAATCCCACCAAGATTACTTCCGGGCAATGTGACTCAAGCAGCCCAGCCAAATTTTCGCGGCCGTTTTTTTCGTCGTCTACTATAATTGATTTTATCTGCATTTTATACCTGGAGATAATGTGTGGTTTTGTTAAACCACTAAGTTAAACAAAGTCAGTTCAAAGGCTCATAAAGGATTTAATTTTCTTCCGGCAAAATAATTTCCACGCGCGTTCCTTCCTCCAAGTCGGTGGTGGTAAGCGCATATTTCTCACCTTGTTTTTGCTGAAGAATCTCCAGCCGTTCTTTCATCAGTTTTGTGCCTTTCCCATTCTTTTGTTGCTGTATTTCTTTTGCGGCTTTACGGCCAATTCCGTTGTCGGTGATTGTGATTAATACAAATGCGTCTTTCTTCGTAACATCAATTTTTAGATGTTTCTCACCTCTTTTATTCTGAAGACCATGAACGATGGCATTTTCAACAAAAGGCTGCAAAAGTAGCGATGGCACCTGCGTATTGTGCTCATCAATTGTTTCGTCAACAAGAACCTCAAATTCAAAATCAAAACGCAGTTTTTCAAGGTTTAAATACTGCCTAATCATTTCCAGCTCTTCGGCCAGCGACACTTCTTCTTTTTCAGAATTATTCAGCACTTTTCGAATCAATCCGGCAAAATCGCTTAAATACAAATGGGCCTCGCGGCCCTTGTTTTGCTGAACCAGGTTTTGCACCGAATTCAAACTGTTAAAAAGAAAATGGGGGTTCATCTGACTCCGGATAGCCGTAAGCTCCAACTCCCGGAGTCGCCTTTTTTGCTCCTCCTTTCGGAATTGCTGCCGAACCCGCCATTTCCATAGTAGTAAACTTATTATTAAAATGGTTAGGATGCTGAGTAATACTACTATTATAATTTGCAACTGCGATTTATTCAGTTCTTTTTTTTTAGGCTGCAGGCTTTGTTTGGCGTAATTCTTTGCATCCAGAGGATCATCGGCAAAAGCAAAACGCACACCATCCTTATCGTAAATAATAAAGTACCCGCTTTGTCTTTCAAAAATGTCTCTGAAATCGGTTTCAGTATTTTCTAAAAACAGTTGATGAGCAATCGGTTCGGCACGTGTCATGTAATCCTGCCACTCCTCAAAAATACTTCCTTCCATTACCATCACAAAGTTGATATCAGGATTCTCGTCGGCGAGCTCATCAAAGTAATAGCGTTCATTTCCCCAGCGTTGCGTGATATAAAAAACAGTTGGTTTATCGCCCAGAAAATCATTGAAGGAAACTTCTTTGCCTTCAGGATTTAGAAATTTATTCGAGGGCACATAAGTAGCATCTTCCCAAACTTTGTTCTTTTGATACAAAATTGCTAAAGTCGATTTCAAATCGTTGTTGTTACATAAACGTTGGAATAAATCGTAATACTCATCAATCTGCATTTGTTTTATTTCATCATTCTTCGAAACCTCATTATCCGTATCTGCTTTTATTCGCAGCAAAACATCTGCGGCACAAGAATAATAAGCATGCCCACTTAATACGACCTTGGCAAGCTCAAGCACCAACGGAAAACTATGACGATATGAATAATTTAGGGCAATAATGAATGGATCTAAAGCCACACTAGACAGTTCTTGCACCTTAGTAGCTTTTGCCATTTGGAAATTCACATATTGGTAAGCTGCAAGGCGCGAAAATATTCCAGATTCATTGTAATATTTATTAAAGGGATTACCTGCAATATAATTTTCATAGGGTTCTGCATTTAACGGCTCATCATCTAAAAAAAATAAAGCTTGTGTTCTTTCATCGCTTCTTGCATAAAACATTGCACCTGTTAGCAGATTCATCTTAACCTCGTGAGTAATAAATTCAAAAGCTGTTTCATCAATCTTCTTTTTGTAAGTATTCAAAAATGAATCGTGGTTAGTTAATGCTGTCCGAAAATTATTTTCTCCTATTTTACTGCTCACCGAAAACCAAAACATATTTTCGAGATTGTATTTCTCATTAAAGTCAAACTTTTTCTGATATTCGTGCAACATCTGAGCAGCCTTACTGAAATCTCCGGTAAATTCAACATTTTCCAGAAACTGTTCGCCATTATCGTTTAGCTGAATTTTGCTTCCGGGTTCAGCATAAATCCAAAATATTGGCAATTGCCGCGACTGGTTGGTATTCCCAAATTGCAATAATACAATTCCCTGATGATTTAATTCGGTTTCAATGCTGAAGCTGTTGTTTTCATCCAAAAAGACTGAATATTCCTTTAGTTCATATCCAAAAGGATCTTGCAAAACTGCCAGTGTTACTTTTTTGTATCTCGGTTTTTTTATATGCCCTGATATAACAAACCTGTTTTCTGAAATATCTTTCCGACGCAACAAACGAATATTTTTCTCACGATAGTATCGACGATCCGGATTTCTTCGATACCAAGTGCTTTCTTCTACTGAATCAATTTTTATGCTATTATAGCTTTTCAGAAAATTTTCATTTTGGTTGTAAACGATATCCACTGAATTTAAACCAGCTTCTCTTTCCAATCGTTTTGCAGAAATTACAGCTAACTCATTAACGGTACTTACTGAGGTTTTAAACTTTTCTGCTTCATTTATTTCCTGCAGAGAATCCTGCGAAATGCTGTAAATGGAGTTCAGGTGTTTTGTAAGCTCCGGTATTCCTTTTTCGTTAAATCCTTCGGTATAGCGATTAATATCATTTTCGCTAAATTCCTTTCGTTGCAAGTTCTTACGCACTTTTAAAAGTACATCGGGTCGGTTGTATAGTTTTACTTCACTGGTTATAAAGTCAAATTCATACTGAAATTCAATGTCACATAACAGTTCTTCATAAAGATTCTCGTATCGTTTTCCGAAATAATTGTTTTCAAAATACGGATACATATAATCGTTAACCTGCCTTGGACTCTCCAACGGTTTTTCCGCTTTATTTTGAATAACTTTTACCTGAAGAAGATCTTTATTTTCGGACTGAACAGTTGAAAACTTAATATGCAATGTTTTTTGTTCGACCAGCTCTGTAAGTTTTTCGCCACTCTTGCCGGCAATATATTCCGAATCGGTAAACCGATAAAAATATTCCTTCCCGGTTTCAGGGCGTAAAAGAATAACTTCGTTTTGGGCGAAAGAGGAAAAACAAATAAGAAGGAGAACCAGCGTTATAAACGGGATTGTTTTCATAGCCATAAATTTAAAAATTATGTTATTCAAATTTGGCTGCTATTATTGAAATTTAAAAGGGCAACTTATCGAACGGTTGGATTGATTTATTTAACGGTAGGAAAAAGGATAAAAGATGATTGATGAAAGGTTAATTTCACGCAAAGGCGCAGAGGTTTCGCAAACTACACTAAATGATTTCTTTGCGATCTTCACGCTTCTCCTAGTCTTTGCGTGAACGAATTAAATCTATTCCCCTTTTATCGCCGCCAAAACCAAAGGTGTTAAATCTTCACTTTCAGGCGAGATATAGGCCACGTTTCCGGCACTTACATCAAGCACATAAGTATAGTTTTGCGCCCCGGCAATGTTGCTGATTTCCTGATTAATCTCCTTATAAATGGGCTGTATGAGTTCCATGTTGCGGTTTTGCAACTGTTGCTGTGCGGTTTGGTTGTATGCTTGTATTTTTTGCGACTGCTCCAAAATTTCCTTTTGTCGGGTCTGTTTTACAAAATCTGAATACGTACTGCTTTCGGCTTCAAATTTTTCAATGGCAGCTTCATGTTCGGCAACCATTTCATCGTAAATCTCCTGCATATCTTTTGATTCCTTTTCGATAACTGTTTGAAGACTATCAAGCATCGGGTGTTTTTGCACCAGCTCCTGAATATTTACATGTCCTATTTTTAAAGGATTTTGTGCGTTTGCAACTGCAGCACCACAAAGGATAACCGCCGTAGCTAAAAGAAATTTTATTTTCATCTCATTAAAATTGTTTAGTTCATTTGTATTCGATGTAACTCCCAATGAATTTTAATTCTTCTTGTTTTTGAATTTGAAGAATAAAAATTCATGTTCGTTTCATAGTTTATAATTTAAGATTTTGAGCAAAGATGATGTAATTATTGCCCCAATACAGCTAAAAGAAGTTAAACCTGCCTGTATTAATCGTTAACAAACTCAAAGGAGCCAGAGCTTATTCTTAAATTATGTTTCTAATCTTAAAATTTGTGCACAAAAAAGGGCGGAAAACCGCCCTTCAAAATTTTTTATGTGGTTAAAACTTATTCCGTTGGTTTTTCAAACAGGCTGTCATCAATTGGCTCATCAATTTTTATTTCTTCCATCACCACCGATTGTTTGCCCATTGACATATCCATTTCTATTTTGGTTGCCATTTTAATTCCTTTAATATCTTTATATTCCAGCATTTTTGTTACCACATCCATACTCTGTCCCATGGCTTCAACTCTCGATTCAACTTTTGAAACCATATAGTCGTCAGCATTAATATAGTAGGTCTGAACAACACCGTCCTTATCAGTTAGTTTCAGCTTGTATGCTTCAGCGCCATCAACATCAACTTTACCCAGCATTTCAATGTTACTGCCTTTTGCTTTGTAGTTGTACAATGCTCCTTCCATATCGGCTTGCCCCATTGCTTGTTTTAACTGTGCTCCTTCCAGTTCCTGAACTCCGGCTCCCGCCATTGGGTTAATCATCCATCCATTTTCGCCATCAAAGGCACTGGTGGTTTTTTGCCCCATCATGTCAATGTCGACACGAAATTTGTTGGGTTTTTTTACTTTAATTTCCATGGGCATTTCCATTCCCATTACACTAACTTTTGCTTTTACGTTGAATGTTTTTACATCGGCTATTTTATCCAAACCGTTGGCTTTGTAATAACTATCCAATACATTGTCGAGTGATTGTGCTTGTGTGCTGATGAGTGCAAAAAGCATTAAGGCGGTTAATAAAAAGGTACGTTTCATCCGTTTTTGATTTTAAATTTTTAAAGGTAACTCATGGAACTCGCTTAAACTACTCACTCTTCAAACGATGTGAATCGTAAGCTCGTTTCATCTTGATTATGTTTTATAAAATTAAGTGCCAAGAATTAGTACCACTAAAGTACAAATATTACACTCAGATTCAAATAGGGGTATTAAAAATAAATTTCGGCTATTATATTGGCATAATCCACACCTCTTTCAATCAGCATATCGCGCACTTCAACAACCATTAGCGCCTTTCCGCAGAGGTAATATTTTACATCGGGCAAATCGGTCAGTCCCTCCAGATAATTGGTCACCCGTCCCGGAAAAACATCGCACGATTGTTCCTGCGAGCAACAGCGAACATAATTTTTTCCCATCGACCACTCCAGCTCATCCTCGAAATAAAACTGGTTTAAATGCCGCACTCCGTGAATTAAAGTTTTATTCTCCGACATACCCGACCGGTACATGGCATAAAAAGGAGCAATCCCGGTTCCGGTGGCTATCCACCAGGCCGGCTCGTTTGTTCCCAGAAAACTACCGTAGGGTTCCGACACGTATAACGTATCTCCCGGAATCATGGCAGCCATTTTGGGAGTTAAAAAACCATCGTCTTTAATGTTGAACAGGACCCGGATTTCGTCTTCCTGGTTACCACTGCAAATGCTGTAAATACGCGGAGGATGATCGGTGTCGACTCCGATTTTCACCACCTGACCGGGCAAAAATTCAGTATTCCGCTGAAAAGATAGCACATGCACACCAGGCGAAATCTCTTCGTTATTGGTTATTACCTGCTTAACTAATTGAGGTTCTTTTTTTGTTTTTGCTGACATTTAAATCCAAATAGAAAACTACAGCATCCTAACAAAACTTCCGGTTAATTGTTTCGGAAGGTGAAAGTTACGATAAGCGGATCATCGACACCTGTAAGCATATTCTTCACCCGGTAGTACACATCCAGACTTCCGGTATTTGCCACCTCATCCGAATTACCACTTAAACTCAACGCCGAAACATGATGTGCTTCTAATGTAATCGTTTCCGGAGCATCAAAACCCACGCCGGGCTGAACGAGCTCCAGTTCGTAATCTACATCCGAATTATTCGTGATTTTTACCACTTTCGATTCTTTGTTTTTTAGTTTTAGTGGCGTGTTTTTATATTCCAACGACTCGAAGAAAAGCGGTTCCAGAAACTCGGAACGTCCTGCAATGGTATTGTCAAAATAAACGGCAGTTCGCCCGTCGAACAATGCTTCTTTAATTCCACCAATGGTGCGGCTTTTAGCAAAAACAAGTGTCAGTGGCCGGTGTCCGTCGTTAACGTCCATTGGCCCATGCACGTCGGAATTTCCCAGCATGGTCAGGTTTTTTTCGTTGGCCCAATCCATGGCTTCCGGGCAAAACTCCCAGTTATAAACTTCAATTCCGTGCAACATATCATTCTCGAAAAAGTAGGAATGTTCGTCCCACCACAAAACGGAATCGGGTTGCTGTGCATCCCAGCACGGGTGATTCCACATAAGAAAAGCACCCTGGTCGCGCGCCTCTTTTACAGCGGCATGCACATCTTCCAGTTCCAGTAAATTGGCGTTGGTTATAAACAAAGCATTTAAGTGCCCGGGAGGCATGCTGCGCGTAATCTCAGCTCCTTTAATCAGTAAAATTTCTGATTGATCGGCCAATGGTTTTGCCAAATCGTACGAACGATTGTGATCGGCCACCACATCAATCGAATGCGGACGATATTCGATATGATCGGTAATTGAAATGGCATCCAAACCTTCGTTCCAGGCCTCTTCTATACGAACGGTTGGCCAAACGGTACCATCAGAAAATACGGTGTGCATGTGCAAATCGCACTTTAGTGTTTGGTAACCATTAATATTCGGAATATTAATTATTCGTCGTGCCTGTGCATAAATTAACCCGCTGCTAACTACGAGCAATACAATTATAAACCCAAATTTTTTCATCATGCCGGAAGATTTTATGTAAATATATCCGATTGTAAATATCACCGAAAGTAATTAACATTAGAATATTATCATATTAATTTTTTATGAATTGTAAATGAATGGTTAAATTTAGGAGAATTAACACATTCTTTTTAATATTTTTAAAAAGAAGCTTGTTTCATATTTAAAATATTCTGATTTTTGCAACCACAGTTATGGAAAAACTATTTAAAACCACAGGAAATCAAAGTCAGGCAGTTGAGCAAAAAAAAATTGCCCAGAAAAAACAGATTCTTCGTTCAATCTATTTTAACGGCCCGCTTTCAAATTCCGACCTTGCCCGCCAAATTAAATTAAGTACACCAAAGATTAACAGCTTATTACTCGAGCTAATCGAAGACCAACTGGTAACCGAGTTGGGACGTGGCGATTCGAGTGGTGGCCGGCGCCCCAATATTTACGGACTTGTTGAAAACGGTTTTTACGTGGTTGGAATTACCATAAATGTGGCCCGAACTATTATTTCCATTTTCAACAGCTGCAACCAGGAGGTTAGTGGCCCGCATTATTTCCCTATAAAAATGTCGTCGGACATTAACATTTTTAACCAGGTAAATGCCGAGCTTGAAAAAGTGATCAAAGACAGTAATATCGACCGCGAAAAGATTTTGGTGGCCGGACTTGAATTACCAGGTTTGATCAACCAAAAAGAAGGCATTAACCAAACCTATTTCCCGGAAGAAAAAGACCTGTTTTCGAACCTGCAAAATATATTTGGAATACCGGTTTTTATTAGCCACGATGCCAAATTGCGCACCTTTGCCGAACAGTATTTTGGACTGGCAAAAGGCAAGAAAAACGTGTTGATGCTGCAAGCCGACTGGGGTTTGGGACTGGGTATTATTATTAACGGGAAATTGTATACCGGAAAATCGGGTTATTCCGGTGAATTCGGGCACATACCATTGGCCGATAACGGCGTACTTTGTGTGTGTGGGAAACAGGGTTGTTTGGAAACCATTGTTTCGGCCAATGCTATTGCACGCCAGGCACGCGAAGGAATTGAGCAAGGCCATTCTTCGTTGATAAAAGAACTGGTAAAAGACGATTTAAGTAAAATAGATATTTCAACAGTTATTCAGGCAGCCAACTCCGGCGACCAGTTTGCCATTTCACTTTTTTCTGAAGTAGGAAAATGGCTGGGACGAGGGATGGCTTACCTGATTCAGATTTTTAATCCTGAGTTGATCATTATCGGTGGACAAGTTGCTGTGGCCAGTCAGTTTATTCTGGCGCCAATACAACAGGCCATTCATACATTTAGTAACCGCGACATAAGCAACGAAACCCAAATTTTGTTTTCGGAACTTGGAACCAAAGCCGGAACGATGGGGGCTGCAGCTTATGCGCTGGAGAGAATTTCAAAAAAATAAAATATGACAGTCAATTTTACAAAGGTTGAAGAAGCATTTTTCGAAGAAACAAAGTCAAAGAAAATTTCGACCAGAATTCCTTATATCACTACAGAAAGTTTCCCAAAACTGGGGCTGCTTTCGGCATTAAGCTTTTTAGAGTGGGCAAGTAAAAACCCGAATGGAGTGGTAAGTTTACCTACCGGGAAAACGGCACAGTATTTTCTGGATTTTACCCATCTTTTACTTGACAATTGGAATAACAAGAAAGGAAAAGACTTTTTGGAGAAATATGGTTTAGCCGATGTAAAAAAGCCTGATCTGAGCGAACTCTCCTTTGTCCAAATGGGCGAGTTTTTCCCTATCAACCCGGAGCAACACAACAGCCTTTACAACTACGCACAAAAGCAATATATTGAAGGTTTAGGTTTTAAAAAAGAAAATGCCCTGCTTATTAATTCAGAAGAAATTAAACTGGCAGAAGGCAAACATTATTCCGAGATATTCCCGGATTTTAAGATCGACCTCTCGTTGCGTTACCGCGAAGCAAAAACACACCAGGAGCAATTGCAAAAAGAATCGATTTTTAATATCGATAACTGGTGTACAGCCTACGAAAATAAAATTCGTGAAAAAGGTGGAATCGGATTCTTCCT
This genomic interval carries:
- a CDS encoding LytTR family DNA-binding domain-containing protein; its protein translation is MQIKSIIVDDEKNGRENLAGLLESHCPEVILVGFANSVKSAIQLIKNEKPQLVFLDIEMPGENGFQLLEHFADINFEVIFVTAYDNYAIKAIRFSAADYILKPINYNELKAAVEKVVHRIDKREENRQIRELNHNILQPENPRIGLPTNDRIEFVEVKNIVHCKGESNYTHIYLQEKKHLLVAKTLVEFEDLLKEYAFVRTHKSHLVSLKHVVAYSKTDGGTLELSNGDRILISRRRKDEVLKMLKTAIA
- a CDS encoding histidine kinase yields the protein MKTIPFITLVLLLICFSSFAQNEVILLRPETGKEYFYRFTDSEYIAGKSGEKLTELVEQKTLHIKFSTVQSENKDLLQVKVIQNKAEKPLESPRQVNDYMYPYFENNYFGKRYENLYEELLCDIEFQYEFDFITSEVKLYNRPDVLLKVRKNLQRKEFSENDINRYTEGFNEKGIPELTKHLNSIYSISQDSLQEINEAEKFKTSVSTVNELAVISAKRLEREAGLNSVDIVYNQNENFLKSYNSIKIDSVEESTWYRRNPDRRYYREKNIRLLRRKDISENRFVISGHIKKPRYKKVTLAVLQDPFGYELKEYSVFLDENNSFSIETELNHQGIVLLQFGNTNQSRQLPIFWIYAEPGSKIQLNDNGEQFLENVEFTGDFSKAAQMLHEYQKKFDFNEKYNLENMFWFSVSSKIGENNFRTALTNHDSFLNTYKKKIDETAFEFITHEVKMNLLTGAMFYARSDERTQALFFLDDEPLNAEPYENYIAGNPFNKYYNESGIFSRLAAYQYVNFQMAKATKVQELSSVALDPFIIALNYSYRHSFPLVLELAKVVLSGHAYYSCAADVLLRIKADTDNEVSKNDEIKQMQIDEYYDLFQRLCNNNDLKSTLAILYQKNKVWEDATYVPSNKFLNPEGKEVSFNDFLGDKPTVFYITQRWGNERYYFDELADENPDINFVMVMEGSIFEEWQDYMTRAEPIAHQLFLENTETDFRDIFERQSGYFIIYDKDGVRFAFADDPLDAKNYAKQSLQPKKKELNKSQLQIIIVVLLSILTILIISLLLWKWRVRQQFRKEEQKRRLRELELTAIRSQMNPHFLFNSLNSVQNLVQQNKGREAHLYLSDFAGLIRKVLNNSEKEEVSLAEELEMIRQYLNLEKLRFDFEFEVLVDETIDEHNTQVPSLLLQPFVENAIVHGLQNKRGEKHLKIDVTKKDAFVLITITDNGIGRKAAKEIQQQKNGKGTKLMKERLEILQQKQGEKYALTTTDLEEGTRVEIILPEEN
- a CDS encoding glycoside hydrolase family 130 protein — its product is MSKKVNIPFEERPQGCTDVMWRYSKNPVIGRYEIPTSNSIFNSAVVPFEDGFAGVFRCDNKAVQMNIFAGFSKDGINWEINQDPIEMVAGNTEMIESDYKYDPRVTWIEDRYWVTWCNGYHGPTIGIAYTFDFKTFHQCENAFLPFNRNGVLFPEKINGKYAMLSRPSDNGHTPFGDIYISYSPDMKYWGEHRCVMKVTPFELSAWQCTKIGAGSVPIKTEEGWLEFYHGVINTCNGFRYSMGAAILDLEDPSKVLYRTQPYLLAPAAPYELAGDVPNVVFPCAALSDGEKIAVYYGAADTVVGMAFAYQQELIDFIKENSI
- a CDS encoding MFS transporter, with protein sequence MIKTKNKVANPAMWVPTAYFAMGLPFMVLAQSTAIMYKNMGISDSKIAFWTSLIMLPWTLKPLWSPVLEMFKSKKFFVVTSQFITAITFALIAFALPLPNFFAYTIALLGVIGFSGATTDIATDGVYLSVLSSKDQAKYIGWQGASYNVGKFLAYGGFVTIAGILEKQLGVVNAWVAVMLGIGGVMSLVGLYHSRMLPGGEASTSEVKSLKEGFDTLWDVLKTFFQKKYIYWYIAFIVLYRFAEGFAIKIAPLFFKAAVADGGLGLTTTEIGVVYGTFGTAAFVVGSLLAGYFIARRGLKRALLILVSTFNIPFLVYAILAHYQPSSLYLIGGAVVLEYFGYGFGFVGLMLFMMQQVAPGKYKMAHYAFATGIMNLGFMVPSMLSGYFSDWLGYKLFFAWVLVATIPIFIAARFVPFGHPENVDEQTKETENNV
- a CDS encoding OmpH family outer membrane protein; protein product: MKIKFLLATAVILCGAAVANAQNPLKIGHVNIQELVQKHPMLDSLQTVIEKESKDMQEIYDEMVAEHEAAIEKFEAESSTYSDFVKQTRQKEILEQSQKIQAYNQTAQQQLQNRNMELIQPIYKEINQEISNIAGAQNYTYVLDVSAGNVAYISPESEDLTPLVLAAIKGE